The Miscanthus floridulus cultivar M001 chromosome 7, ASM1932011v1, whole genome shotgun sequence genome includes a region encoding these proteins:
- the LOC136464684 gene encoding NADPH-dependent aldehyde reductase-like protein, chloroplastic: MFPQAQMNPAHEPLAGRVAIVTGGSGGIGSAVATHLASLGARVVVGYIGDSAPADQLVASLNSSSAPAPADNDSRPPPRAVAVSVDVSDPTQVAQLFDAAEAAFGPDLHVLVAAAGVQDASYPRIADTSPEQWDRAFGVNARGTFLCCREAARRLSRGGAGRIVTFSSSNVASLRPGYGAYVATKAAVEAMTKVLAKELGGTGITANAVAPGPVATPMFYAGKSEERVAAAARECPMGRVAEPADVAPVVGFLCTDAAGWINGQVIRVNGGYV, from the coding sequence ATGTTCCCACAGGCACAGATGAATCCAGCGCACGAGCCTCTTGCAGGCCGGGTGGCCATCGTGACGGGAGGCTCCGGGGGCATCGGCTCCGCGGTGGCCACGCACCTGGCGTCGCTCGGCGCCCGCGTCGTCGTCGGCTACATCGGCGACTCGGCCCCCGCGGACCAGCTCGTGGCGTCTCTCAACTCCTcgtccgcccccgcccccgccgacAACGACTccaggccgccgccgcgcgccgtgGCGGTGTCCGTGGACGTGTCGGACCCGACGCAGGTGGCGCAGCTGTTCGACGCGGCGGAGGCGGCGTTCGGCCCGGACCTGCACGTGCTGGTTGCCGCGGCGGGGGTGCAGGACGCGTCGTACCCGCGGATCGCCGACACGTCGCCCGAGCAGTGGGACCGCGCGTTCGGCGTGAACGCGCGGGGCACGTTCCTGTGCTGCCGGGAGGCGGCGCGGCGGCTGTCGCGCGGCGGCGCGGGCCGCATCGTCACCTTCTCGTCCTCCAACGTGGCGTCGCTGAGGCCAGGGTACGGCGCGTACGTGGCCACCAAGGCGGCCGTGGAGGCCATGACCAAGGTGCTGGCCAAGGAGCTCGGCGGGACGGGGATCACGGCCAACGCCGTCGCGCCGGGGCCCGTCGCCACTCCCATGTTCTACGCGGGCAAGTCGGAGGAgcgcgtggccgccgccgcccgcgagtGCCCCATGGGGAGGGTCGCCGAGCCGGCGGACGTGGCGCCCGTGGTGGGATTCCTTTGCACCGATGCCGCCGGGTGGATCAACGGGCAGGTCATCCGAGTCAACGGCGGCTACGTGTAA
- the LOC136466233 gene encoding NDR1/HIN1-like protein 1, protein MSKEKHHRDWILRRCCGAIAACILTLAVVGFIVLVIYLALHPSKPSFYLQDVQLRSIDLSDKTLDAFTTYRDEPVTVPVSMPSIYQGHKDVSVWSPVMSGDAVPVAQYVADAMKQDIAAGYVLLHVKVEGRVKWKVGIWVSGGYHFFVTCPALQRRAFISFYQPLDAVTIPNERQCYLRKEISTWC, encoded by the coding sequence ATGAGCAAGGAGAAGCACCACCGCGACTGGATCCTCCGCCGCTGCTGCGGCGCCATCGCCGCCTGCATCCTCACGCTCGCCGTGGTCGGCTTCATCGTGCTCGTCATCTACCTGGCGCTGCACCCCTCCAAGCCGTCATTCTACCTCCAGGACGTGCAGCTCCGGTCCATCGACCTCAGCGACAAGACGCTGGACGCGTTCACGACGTACCGCGACGAGCCGGTGACGGTGCCGGTGTCGATGCCGTCGATCTACCAGGGCCACAAGGACGTGTCGGTGTGGTCCCCCGTGATGTCGGGCGACGCCGTGCCCGTGGCGCAGTACGTGGCGGACGCCATGAAGCAGGACATCGCGGCGGGCTACGTGCTGCTCCACGTCAAGGTGGAGGGCCGCGTCAAGTGGAAGGTCGGCATCTGGGTCTCCGGCGGCTACCACTTCTTCGTCACCTGCCCCGCGCTGCAAAGAAGGGCATTCATATCATTTTACCAGCCACTTGACGCTGTTACTATCCCAAATGAACGGCAGTGCTATCTAAgaaaggaaatttcaacttggTGCTAA
- the LOC136464682 gene encoding uncharacterized protein, producing the protein MSLLEHQKRSSAQCSLTACSSTSIKRRRYLTAPISTDAPGAASSPWASMNEDLVRLIAWRVLAGDLLDYVHFRAVCTHWRSSTVCPRGHSIIDPRFHPCRWMMLPEGHGLYPAHGKLRGYIRFFNLDTGRFVRAKLPVFQDHCILDSVNGLLVMHRDQDTFIRLFHPFTGDVVDLPPLVTLVPHIVNRDLLGASHLTQRFVYLRRVCASFNVSATGVITVMLALHRMGSVAFATTLHQQWHISTWTLRCDRPLSFQGKLYMVRLSFIPEENSDIFQVDPPQEDGDHVAGLGSSLPEPKLIATIPSDKLAKPIFLVECNSQILVGGYTDRSRSHMVVHRLEDLKLEKLIPLRSIGDKALFINDRCISVSSNGALPTVVSDTIVLRSMKDGSLVQYHLNTNTWSRAMDGCIRRGPVFGPCSLIYHIYTCCRREYWNKGQLYNQSKACKWRAKGKWQWRLGA; encoded by the exons ATGTCACTGCTGGAGCATCAGAAGCGATCATCGGCTCAATGTTCCTTAACTGCCTGTAGCAGCACCAGCATCAAACGCCGTCGTTACCTCACAGCGCCTATATCAACTGATGCACCTGGTGCAGCGTCGTCTCCCTGGGCATCAATGAATGAAGACTTGGTTCGCCTGATTGCTTGGCGTGTGCTGGCCGGCGACTTGCTGGACTATGTCCACTTTCGCGCGGTTTGCACCCACTGGCGGTCTAGCACCGTTTGCCCGCGCGGCCACAGCATCATCGACCCGCGCTTCCACCCGTGTCGCTGGATGATGTTGCCGGAGGGCCACGGCCTGTACCCGGCCCATGGCAAGCTCCGCGGCTACATCCGCTTCTTCAACCTCGACACGGGGAGGTTCGTGCGAGCCAAGCTCCCGGTCTTTCAGGACCACTGCATCCTCGATTCGGTCAATGGCCTCCTGGTCATGCACCGGGACCAGGACACATTCATCCGTCTCTTCCATCCTTTCACTGGTGACGTTGTCGACCTCCCACCGCTTGTGACCCTTGTGCCGCATATTGTTAACCGAGACCTGCTCGGGGCTTCGCACCTGACACAACGCTTCGTCTACCTCAGAAGAGTCTGTGCTTCCTTCAATGTTAGTGCCACTGGAGTCATCACTGTCATGCTTGCACTTCATCGGATGGGCTCTGTAGCCTTTGCTACCACCCTGCATCAGCAATGGCACATTTCAACCTGGACATTACGTTGTGATAGGCCCTTGTCGTTCCAAGGCAAACTATACATGGTGCGATTGAGTTTTATACCTGAAGAGAACTCGGATATATTCCAAGTTGATCCTCCACAGGAGGACGGGGACCATGTCGCAGGCTTAGGTTCTTCATTGCCAGAACCCAAGTTGATCGCCACAATTCCAAGTGACAAGCTCGCCAAACCAATCTTCCTAGTAGAATGCAACTCGCAGATCCTTGTGGGTGGCTACACTGATAGATCGCGTTCGCATATGGTGGTTCATAGACTTGAAGATCTTAAATTGGAAAAGCTGATTCCGTTAAGAAGCATTGGAGATAAGGCTCTGTTCATTAATGATAGGTGTATATCTGTTTCCTCTAATGGGGCATTGCCTACTGTTGTCAGCGACACCATTGTTCTGCGCAGCATGAAAGATGGGTCACTTGTTCAGTACCACCTTAATACTAACACTTGGTCACGGGCTATGGACGGTTGCATCCGAAGGGGTCCGGTGTTTGGCCCCTGTAGCCTTATCTATCATATTTACACCTGTTGCCGACGTGAATATTG GAACAAAGGGCAACTATACAACCAGAGCAAAGCTTGCAAGTGGAGAGCGAAGGGAAAGTGGCAGTGGCGCCTTGGG GCGTAA